In Euphorbia lathyris chromosome 10, ddEupLath1.1, whole genome shotgun sequence, a single genomic region encodes these proteins:
- the LOC136209218 gene encoding E3 ubiquitin-protein ligase PUB22, translating to MEDLEIDVPPFFLCPISLQIMTDPVTVSTGITYDRESIEKWLFSGKNNTCPVTKQVLSSDCDLTPNLTLMRLIQYWCTLNASHGIERIPTPKPPINKAQIVKLLKDAAKSPINQIKCLRKLRSMANLNDANKRCLESAGAVDFLAAIINNQFEVSSSDSSSDSSASDEALSILYGLQLSESGLKILIGRNGEIIQSFTRIIQIGNYESRAYAIMLLKSVLEIADPVKLINLQPDLFVAIVKTLSDQISHQASKSALKLLINLCPWGRNRIRAVEANAVSVLIDILLESKEKRVCEMVLTVLDLVCQCAEGRAELLKHGAGLAIVSKKILRVSQLGSEKAVRIIFSVSRFSATASVVQEMVQIGVVAKLCLVIQLESSSRIKDKAREVLKLHAKAWVNSPCIPTNLLSSFPI from the coding sequence ATGGAAGATCTCGAAATCGACGTTCCCCCCTTTTTTCTCTGCCCAATTTCACTCCAAATCATGACAGATCCAGTCACAGTTTCCACCGGAATAACTTATGACCGAGAAAGCATCGAGAAATGGCTGTTCTCCGGCAAAAACAACACTTGTCCGGTCACCAAACAAGTCCTCTCCTCCGATTGTGATTTAACCCCAAATCTAACTCTCATGCGATTGATTCAATACTGGTGCACTCTCAATGCTTCACATGGAATCGAAAGAATTCCTACTCCGAAACCTCCGATCAACAAAGCTCAGATCGTTAAGCTTTTGAAGGACGCAGCGAAATCTCCGATTAATCAGATTAAGTGTCTCAGAAAGCTCCGATCAATGGCGAATTTGAATGATGCTAATAAACGTTGCTTGGAATCCGCCGGAGCTGTTGATTTCTTAGCTGCGATTATCAATAATCAATTCGAAGTTTCATCGTCGGATTCCTCATCGGATTCATCAGCATCCGATGAGGCTTTGAGCATTCTTTACGGTCTGCAATTATCGGAATCCGGTCTGAAAATACTCATCGGAAGAAATGGGGAAATCATTCAATCTTTTACTCGGATTATACAGATCGGAAACTACGAATCTCGAGCTTATGCAATCATGTTGTTGAAATCGGTACTGGAAATTGCAGATCCGGTGAAACTCATCAATCTACAACCGGATTTATTCGTCGCGATTGTTAAGACTTTAAGCGACCAAATCTCTCACCAAGCGTCGAAATCCGCGCTCAAACTCCTCATTAATCTATGTCCGTGGGGGAGAAACCGGATAAGAGCAGTCGAAGCGAATGCAGTGTCCGTTTTGATCGATATTCTACTCGAATCGAAGGAGAAACGAGTCTGCGAAATGGTGCTTACGGTGTTAGATTTGGTGTGCCAATGTGCGGAGGGAAGAGCGGAGTTGTTGAAACATGGAGCGGGGTTAGCTATTGTTTCGAAGAAGATACTTAGGGTTTCGCAGTTAGGTAGCGAAAAGGCCGTGAGGATAATATTTTCGGTTTCGAGGTTTTCGGCTACCGCGAGTGTTGTTCAGGAAATGGTGCAGATCGGAGTGGTGGCGAAGTTGTGTTTGGTGATTCAGTTGGAGTCTAGTTCGAGGATTAAAGATAAGGCGAGAGAAGTTCTTAAATTGCATGCTAAAGCTTGGGTTAATTCGCCTTGCATACCTACGAACTTGCTTTCTTCTTTTCCgatttga